cCTAACAGAAAAATGGAAAACATGTGACAAGCATGTGACTCTAACTAACACATGTGACTCCAACTAACATTTGAACTAACCAACCATAAAACTACACATCATCATATCTACATTTCAATACACCCCCTCAAACTAAAGGGTGAAAGACATCTAGCACACCAAGTTTGGTCATGAGGAGATGATGTTGATTGGCCCCTAGCCGTTTTGTCAAAATATCAGCAGGCTGCATGGTAGTGGACAAATGTTGAATGTCAATGAACCCTGACTTCACCTTTTCTCGAATGAAATGACAATCAATATCGATGTGTTTCGTACGCTCATGAAAAACTGAATTCTCAGCTATTTGAATGGCTGATTTGCTGTCTGTGAACACTGAAATTGGAGTGGCACCTGGAAAATGTAATTCATTAAGTAAACTTGCTAACCAGATCAGCTTAGCAACAAGAGCTGCCAGACTTCTATACTCTGCTTCAGTTGAACTCCTACTTACTATCTGCTGCTTCTTTGATTTCCACGAAATAAGAGAATCTCCAAGTTTTACCATGTATCCAGTTATTGACCTTCTTGTGTTTGGACATGATGCCCAATCTGAGTCACAGTATCCTGTGAGTTTTGTAACACCAATACCTCTTCTAAGTATTACTCCAAGTCCTGGGGatctttttatatatcttaCTACCCTTAATGCTGCCTCCCAATGTGAAACCTTAGGGTGCTGCATGAATTGACTCAAAACTTGAACACTGAAACAAATGTCAGGTCTGGCAATTGTCAAATACAGCAATTTACCAATCAATCTTTGGTATGCTGTAACATCTTCCAGCTCTGCATCATCAGATCCACCAGTGTGTTGATCAAACTCTACACTAGTCAACTTTTGATTGAATTCTAAAGGAGTGCTTACAGTCTTTGCTCCACTCAATCCAGCCTCTGAGATTAGTTGTAAAGCATACTTTCTTTGATTCAATAACAACCCTTCTTTGGATTTCAAGATTTCAATccccaaaaaatatttgaggcttcccaagtcttttattttaaaatttttgtgtaaTGTGTCTTTGGCTTCTTGAACCATTCTGGAGCTATTTCCAGTTATCAaaagatcatcaacatatactaaAATCACAATCATTTCAGTTCCTTCCTTTCTAATAAAAAGAGAGTGATCATGAACACTTTGAGAGTATCCTGCTTCCAACAATGCTTCAgtgaatttaatat
The sequence above is a segment of the Solanum lycopersicum chromosome 10, SLM_r2.1 genome. Coding sequences within it:
- the LOC138338966 gene encoding uncharacterized mitochondrial protein AtMg00810-like; this encodes MIVILVYVDDLLITGNSSRMVQEAKDTLHKNFKIKDLGSLKYFLGIEILKSKEGLLLNQRKYALQLISEAGLSGAKTVSTPLEFNQKLTSVEFDQHTGGSDDAELEDVTAYQRLIGKLLYLTIARPDICFSVQVLSQFMQHPKVSHWEAALRVVRYIKRSPGLGVILRRGIGVTKLTGYCDSDWASCPNTRRSITGYMVKLGDSLISWKSKKQQIVSRSSTEAEYRSLAALVAKLIWLASLLNELHFPGATPISVFTDSKSAIQIAENSVFHERTKHIDIDCHFIREKVKSGFIDIQHLSTTMQPADILTKRLGANQHHLLMTKLGVLDVFHPLV